One region of Triticum aestivum cultivar Chinese Spring chromosome 6B, IWGSC CS RefSeq v2.1, whole genome shotgun sequence genomic DNA includes:
- the LOC123139119 gene encoding C2 and GRAM domain-containing protein At1g03370, whose protein sequence is MGAVARPEPAQRSAPMRLCVHVLEARGLPAIYLNGSSDPYVRLQLGRRRAKTTVVKRSLSPVWDEEFGFLVADVAEELVVSVLNENKFFSTDFLGRVKVPLSAILETEDHSLGTAWYQLQPKSSKFRSKKRGEICLKIYLSVREGHCNESQNILMQLINDTPCSSTRSIETNESSLSAVTSSLDQSACASMDRAFYRSGVDQLTQSNTDQKVPSSLPCGTTQQAVILEPEEDDGDATGNASSVVEVLARYFRKAADTGPSLTSDPEPIDQFQETEIAGSSENGKNGMPEVNLDELLKTMESKDQGGGMPGNLPGGVLLEQSYVIKPAELNAMLFSANSDFWPAVAEVQGLSGFQIDPWKYENNENSVKRTLTYTKAASKLVKAVKATEKQTYLKAAGNSFAVLSSVSTPEVPCGNCFKVEILYCIIPGTTLPSEEQTSQLTISWRLNFVQSTMLKGMIENGTRQGLREGYAQFTEVLSKKIKVAETDDAKSSKDKILASLQTHEQSNWKLVSRFLGSFAFIFSFTVAVYGIAHLGLVKPSKMVHGGLEYFGIDLPDSVGEVIFCALLILQGRNIFKVGQRFLQAWRKRGSDHGVKAHGDGWLLTVALIEGSGIVGAATPGLTDPYVVFMCNGKRKTSSVKFQTSEPKWNEIFEFDAMDDPPSRLDVVVHDSDGSPDDNAIGRTEINFVKNNLSDLDDMWLPLDGRFAQGSEPKLHLRIFLNNSRGTEVVMNYLEKMGKEVGKKMPLRSSQTNSSFRKLFSLPPEEFLIDDFTCHLKRKMPLQGRLFLSPRIIGFYSNIFGRKTKFFFLWEDIDDIQVVPPSLSTVGSPSLMIILQKDRGLEARHGAKTQDPQGRLRFHFQTFVSFNDAHRVIMALWKTRSSGLEQKGETTDKEPEPKQLPNEEVSLLGNEDVKMSEVYSAVLSVDVNALMEMFSGGPLEHKVMQKAGCVDYSPTEWEPVNRNIYQRQISFRLSKHGEATTKQQKYNLQNRDGWVLEEVMTLQGVLHEDYSSIQLKYHMMSTSLKPNSCSIQVMLGIVWLKGTRHQKKATKNVMSNSTNRLKEIFSEVEKELSSRKGVS, encoded by the exons ATGGGCGCGGTGGCGCGCCCGGAGCCGGCCCAGCGGAGCGCGCCGATGCGGCTGTGCGTGCACGTGCTGGAGGCGCGGGGGCTCCCCGCCATCTACCTCAACGGCTCCAGCGACCCCTACGTGCGCCTGCAGCTCGGGAGGCGGCGGGCCAAGACGACGGTGGTCAAGCGGAGCCTCAGCCCCGTCTGGGACGAGGAGTTCGGCTTCCTCGTCGCGGACGTCGCCGAGGAGCTCGTCGTCTCCGTGCTCAACGAGAACAAGTTCTTCAGCACCGACTTCCTCGGCCGGGTCAAGGTGCCGCTCTCCGCCATCCTGGAGACGGAGGACCACTCGCTCGGCACCGCCTGGTACCAGCTCCAGCCCAAGAGCAGCAAGTTCAGGAGCAAAAAACGCG GTGAAATTTGCCTGAAGATATACCTATCGGTTAGGGAAGGCCACTGCAATGAGTCGCAAAACATTCTGATGCAACTTATCAACGATACGCCATGCAGCTCAACTAGGTCAATTGAAACTAACGAGTCGTCCTTATCAGCAGTTACTAGCAGCCTGGATCAATCAGCCTGCGCTAGCATGGACCGTGCATTCTATCGTAGTGGTGTGGATCAGCTGACCCAAAGCAACACGGACCAAAAAGTCCCGAGCAGCCTACCTTGTGGCACCACACAGCAAGCAGTTATTCTGGAACCTGAAGAGGATGACGGCGATGCTACCGGCAATGCATCATCAGTAGTGGAGGTCTTGGCTCGATACTTCCGTAAAGCTGCTGATACTGGACCTTCTCTAACATCAGACCCCGAGCCCATAGATCAGTTTCAAGAAACAGAAATAGCTGGATCCTCTGAAAATGGCAAGAACGGCATGCCCGAAGTTAATCTTGATGAACTACTGAAAACTATGGAGTCTAAAGATCAAGGCGGTGGAATGCCAGGAAACTTACCTGGTGGCGTTCTACTGGAGCAATCTTACGTTATTAAACCAGCTGAATTGAATGCCATGCTGTTTTCAGCGAATTCAGATTTCTGGCCAGCAGTTGCAGAAGTTCAAGGGCTAAGTGGGTTTCAAATTGATCCCtggaaatatgaaaataacgaaaattCTGTGAAAAGGACATTAACTTACACAAAAGCTGCAAGCAAATTAGTCAAGGCTGTAAAAGCTACAGAAAAGCAGACATACTTGAAGGCAGCTGGAAATTCGTTTGCTGTGCTTTCTAGTGTTAGTACTCCTGAAGTTCCCTGTGGTAATTGTTTCAAGGTGGAGATATTGTACTGTATAATACCAGGTACCACATTGCCATCTGAAGAACAAACCTCACAGCTGACTATAAGTTGGCGCCTGAACTTTGTTCAGAGCACAATGCTGAAAGGAATGATTGAGAATGGGACAAGGCAAGGCCTCAGAGAAGGATATGCACAGTTTACTGAAGTGCTTTCCAAGAAAATCAAAGTAGCTGAGACAGATGATGCTAAATCGAGCAAAGACAAGATTCTAGCTTCACTGCAGACTCATGAACAATCCAATTGGAAGCTGGTTTCCCGCTTCCTTGGGAGCTTTGCATTCATATTCTCATTTACTGTTGCAGTGTATGGCATTGCACACCTTGGTTTAGTCAAGCCCAGTAAAATGGTGCATGGAGGGCTTGAATATTTTGGTATTGATCTTCCAGATTCAGTTGGGGAGGTTATATTTTGTGCTCTTTTGATTCTTCAGGGGAGGAATATCTTCAAAGTAGGTCAACGTTTTTTGCAGGCCTGGAGAAAACGTG GCAGCGATCATGGGGTCAAAGCTCATGGTGATGGCTGGTTGCTGACTGTTGCACTTATTGAGGGAAGTGGCATAGTAGGTGCAGCCACACCAGGCTTGACTGATCCTTATGTAGTTTTTATGTGCAATGGGAAGAGGAAAACTAGCTCAGTTAAGTTCCAGACATCAGAACCAAAATGGAATG AGATATTTGAATTTGATGCAATGGATGATCCCCCATCAAGGTTGGACGTGGTTGTGCATGATTCAGATGGCTCACCCGATGATAATGCTATTGGTCGCACAGAAATAAATTTTGTGAAAAACAATTTGTCAGATTTGGATGACATGTGGCTTCCTCTCGATGGAAGGTTTGCCCAAGGATCTGAGCCCAAGTTACATTTAAGAATTTTTTTGAACAACTCGCGCGGGACTGAAGTTGTTATGAATTATCTGGAAAAGATGGGGAAAGAAGTCGGCAAGAAG ATGCCCTTGCGGTCTTCTCAGACAAATTCATCATTCCGTAAGCTCTTTAGCCTTCCTCCAGAAGAATTTCTTATTGATGATTTCACCTGCCACCTAAAAAGGAAAATGCCACTTCAG gGGCGCCTCTTTCTTTCCCCAAGAATAATTGGATTTTATTCCAATATATTTGGGCGGAAAACCAAGTTTTTCTTTCTTTGGGAAGACATTGATGATATCCAGGTTGTTCCACCGTCTCTTTCAACAGTTGGCAGTCCATCCTTGATGATCATCCTCCAGAAGGACAGAGGTCTAGAAGCCAGGCATGGTGCCAAAACACAGGATCCTCAAGGAAGACTGAGGTTCCATTTCCAAACATTTGTCTCATTCAACGATGCTCACAG AGTTATTATGGCACTTTGGAAAACACGGTCATCGGGTCTAGAACAAAAGGGAGAGACGACCGACAAAGAACCTGAACCAAAACAGCTCCCCAATGAAGAAGTTTCTCTGTTGGGCAACGAAGACGTAAAAATGTCAGAAGTCTACTCGGCTGTTCTTTCTGTTGAT GTCAATGCCTTGATGGAGATGTTCTCCGGAGGTCCACTTGAACACAAGGTGATGCAGAAGGCTGGTTGTGTTGACTACTCACCAACAGAATGGGAGCCAGTAAACCGAAACATATACCAGAGGCAGATCAGCTTTAGGTTATCAAAACATGGAGAAGCGACAACCAAGCAACAAAAATATAACTTACAGAATCGAGATGGGTGGGTCCTTGAGGAGGTCATGACCCTCCAAGGCGTCCTGCATGAAGACTATTCGAGT ATCCAGCTCAAGTACCATATGATGAGCACGTCGTTGAAACCAAACTCCTGCAGCATTCAGGTG
- the LOC123136671 gene encoding 26S proteasome regulatory subunit S10B homolog B, translated as MADGEDAAAARRRTAKSDYRKKLLNCRELESRVGTVRENLKIARKDFAKTEDDLKSLQSVGQIIGEVLRPLDNERFIVKASSGPRYVVGCRSKVDKEKLTSGTRVVLDMTTLTIMRTLPREVDPVVYNMLHEDPGNVSYSAVGGLSDQIRELRESIELPLMNPELFLRVGIKPPKGVLLYGPPGTGKTLLARAIASNIDANFLKIVSSAIIDKYIGESARLIREMFGYARDHQPCIIFMDEIDAIGGRRFSEGTSADREIQRTLMELLNQLDGFDELGKVKMIMATNRPDVLDPALLRPGRLDRKIEIPLPNEQSRTEVLKIHAAGIAKHGEIDYEAVVKLAEGFNGADLRNVCTEAGMSAIRAERDYVVHEDFMKAVRKLNDAKKLESSAHCSADFGKD; from the exons ATGGCCGACGgagaggacgccgccgccgcccgtcgccgcacGGCCAAATCCGACTACCGCAAGAAACTGCTCAACTGCAGGGAGCTTGAATCGCGCGTCGGCACTG TGAGGGAAAACCTTAAAATTGCTAGGAAAGATTTCGCAAAGACTGAAGATGACTTGAAGTCACTGCAAAGTGTTGGACAAATAATAGGAGAGGTCCTTCGTCCTCTTGATAATGAACGAT TTATTGTTAAGGCTAGCAGTGGTCCAAGATATGTCGTCGGTTGCCGGAGTAAAGTGGACAAGGAAAAGTTAACTTCTGGAACTCGTGTTGTGCTGGACATGACAACTTTGACAATCATGCGCACTCTGCCAAGGGAG GTGGATCCTGTGGTGTATAACATGCTACACGAAGATCCAGGCAATGTCAGTTACTCGGCTGTAGGTGGCTTGTCTGATCAAATCAGGGAACTCAGGGAATCAATTGAGCTGCCTTTAATGAACCCTGAATTGTTTCTCAGGGTTGGAATTAAACCTCCCAAG GGTGTTCTACTCTATGGCCCACCAGGAACTGGGAAGACATTATTAGCGAGGGCTATTGCCAGTAATATCGATGCTAACTTTTTGAAG ATTGTGTCAAGTGCTATAATTGACAAATATATCGGAGAAAGTGCTCGTTTAATCAGAGAGATGTTCGGCTATGCACGCGATCACCAA CCGTGCATTATCTTCATGGATGAAATCGATGCAATTGGTGGGAGAAGATTTAGTGAGGGAACCAGTGCTGACCGTGAGATCCAGCGGACGCTGATGGAGCTTCTTAATCAGTTAGATGGATTTGATGAGCTTGGCAAG GTCAAGATGATCATGGCAACAAACCGACCTGACGTTCTTGACCCTGCGCTCCTGCGCCCTGGTCGTCTCGACAGAAAGATTGAGATCCCGCTACCAAACGAGCAATCAAGAACAGAAGTACTTAAAATCCATGCAGCCGGTATCGCCAAGCATGGAGAAATAGATTATGAAGCGGTTGTGAAACTGGCTGAA GGATTCAACGGGGCTGATCTTCGCAATGTCTGCACCGAAGCTGGCATGTCTGCAATTCGCGCAGAGCGGGACTACGTAGTCCATGAGGACTTCATGAAG GCCGTCAGGAAGCTGAATGACGCCAAGAAGCTGGAATCCAGCGCCCACTGCAGCGCAGACTTTGGCAAAGACTAA